The window tctccgtttctaaatatttgtctttctagagatttcaacaaatgactaacatacggagcaaaatgagtgaatctacactttaaaatatgtctatatacattcgtacGTGATAGTTCatttaaaatctctaaaaagacaaatatttaaaaACGAAGGGAGTAATTTCTAACTGACGAAACTGTCCGGCCTATGCAGAGATCCATCCATGCATTCCTAATTTCCCACATATCTTTCTTTTTCTGTGAAAAGCATTTCTGTATATACGATAGTTAACACAACGTCTACTTAATCATACTACCTGTAAATGTGTGCTCTTTTTATTTCCTACTATGATCTGAAGATTGCTCACCAAAACTTCCAAATTCAAATGAGTGCTATTGGCGTTATGAGAAATCGTAAATATCTGGGTTCTCCTTGATCCGAATAACACAAAATTACACAAAACCTTATATATATTACTTAAAAAAGAGTAGTGTTCCTTTTCCTGCAAGCAAAACGCTTCGTCAACCGGTTCTCCTTCTTCTCACCATGTCCCTTCGCCGATTTTTTCCATCCAACCGGTTTTTAGTCTCACTACACATATTTTCCGCACCTTCCCATACGCTAATCAATCATCTTGATTTACTTAGCTTTTGCATCATTTtcaccttaatttacttaccAAACATTTATTTACACAATCATTCTCATCCGCTGCAGCATCCGCACAATATGGGTCATCGCCTAGCACTGCCCAAAGGAGCGTGCTGCGTGAGCGTCATGATGCAACCGGTGCGTGACTGGCCGGTTGGCCATCGTGAATCATTAGGTTTTCTGAATTCATTGGGATAAATCACTCCATAGCACAATCATAAACTCATATGAATTGTTCTAAAAATATATATACTCATATGATTTTTTCCAAGAGGTACAAGTTAAATGATTTTTTAGATAGTGTAGATGCCTAGAAGGTAGAGAAGATCTGCTGACGTTCTATCAAGATCTTTTGTATGAAAGGATCTCAAAATATATGGTGGCACGCAGAATGTATTTATAACACGAGTGCTATGTGGCCTTCCTACCCTCTCTATAGAATGACACTACTATATTTACTTTCCCACTAATAATTATCGGTCCGTTGCAGCGGGAATACAACTATTTACTAGCATGCAATCACTGTGATTTACATGCCATCTTATTGTTGGTGTAATTATGCACCGAAAATATATTTTAGCTGTCAACTAAATCAACTTATTAACCTACCAAATAAAACATAATTTTATTATCCAGCTAAAAAAACATAGTAGTTTTATTTAGTACAGTAAGTCATCAATAAAATAAGGTAAATGGAacttttcgtttctttttttaAGCATATGGAACTTTACGTATCTACTACTTGCAAACTTGAAATTCTTATATGGGGAGATGCTTGCAAACTTGAAATTCTTATATGGGTAATATAGAAGCCCAAGACAAGGATGTTTGGAAAATGTATCATCTTTTCGTCAGCTTTGACTCTGGGCAATGGGCATGACCTCCGGCGGCCTCATAGACTCGTCGTAGGTGGTACAGTTATATAAAGCGCCGTTGCCCACTCGTGTCGACACGACTGTCGCGGCTGCGGTCTCGCGGGCTTCCACTCCTTCACCTCACCAACCACACTCCTCTCGTCTCCTCTCCTCCGGGAGGTCCACGCCCGCCCACAATCCCCGCCCCCGGCCTCCCCTCCGACCACCTCCCGCATCCCCCGCCATGGCGTTTTCCACCCCCAACGCCCTCTCCGCTTCCGGCCCCGCCTCCCCGTTCCACCTCCGCCTCCAGCCGCAGCCCTTCCTCCGCCTCCCCGCCCTCCCCTTCCACCGCTCCCTCCCGCTCCACCTCCCCTCCCTCCGCCTCACCCGGCCCCTCCTCCCTCCCCTCCCGCTCGCCTCCTCGGGCGGCGGCAGCAACatcggctccggcggcggtggcggcggcggcgatgacgACCTCCCCTCCGGCGGCGGAGgagacgaggacgaggacgagggcgAGGGCAGCGACGACGCGGCGGTCAACAGGAGGGAGGCGCTGTTCGTGCTGGCGCAGCTGGGGCGGAAGCTCGAGAGCCTTCCCGCGGACATGGCCGCGGCCGTGGAAGGCGGGCGCCTCCCCGGCGAGATCGTGCGCCGGTTCGCCGATCTCGAGAAGTCGCCCATGTTCCGCTGGCTGCTCCAGTTCGGCGGCTTCAGGGAGCGCCTCCTCGCCGACGACCTCTTCCTCGCCAAGGTCGCCATGGAGTGCGGCGTCGGCATCTTCACCAAGGTCCGTGTGAAAATGAAGCCCACTCCGTATATTTTCCCACACAGTAGCATCTCCTTTCTGTGGTTTGCGCTTCAGATCGTCAGATGTGGCTTCACTGTAGAAGTTTCTGTGGTCTAGAGTTCAAAGGCCCAACTCTGATGTGTGTAGTAGATTGTCGTACGAGTCGGGCTTTGGCTCGATGGCGATGCGTGCCCGACTCTGGCTTCTTGTCGACGTCGCTTCAGGGTTGTCGGGGGCGTTGTTTGGACGAGCGCTTCGGCCTTCGGTGAGAAATGGGGCGCGCGGGAATATTTCTCTGCTGTGACAAGATGCCGATTCTTCACTAAATCGGATGTTATTCCATAATGTAATTGGACAGTCTACTAAGTGCTTTTTATTTCCTCTAATACAACAAATGCAAATGTCGCTTTGCTAGATGAAGAAAGGAATACAGAATAAAAGAAGCCTTTCTACGGTCTAAAGCATACTCTGTTGCTGGCAAACAATTTGCCTTTCTCTGAGTAGCATCATTCGGTCACATCAGCCAAAAAGCTCCAGAGCTACCGAGCTTTGTGGTGCCGTAGCACCACCAAAATGTCATAATAGATCGTACAATCTAGCATACTACAAAAAAATGATTCAGCACAACGTACGATTGGTGGCTTCACCATTTCTCTCTTGCTGGCCTACAGTGCATGGTAAAAAATAATCTCAATGTGTATACTAAATTTATGACATGATGATAGACACTCCCTCagtaaactaatataagatctTTTAGGTCACTTAGGGAGTACATCTTGTGGCAATACTATTTTTCTTTTCATAATTCTTTAGTAGTGCTATCGTGTGCTGGTAGCTTAGCACAGGAACCACGGAACTTATTTGGTAGCACTAGAACTTCTCTCGTCGTGTATACTTTTGTTTGACTAGTGCATACTTTGTTTTGCTGGCCAGTATGCAGTAGTTTTTCCAGTAAAACAGAGTATGCACTAGTCACCTTCAGTTGACTCTTTGTGGACCTATCCTTCAAATACAATCCCAGCGGCAGCCGAATGGAAACTCTGTACCGTAGGAATATGTACTCCTTCCAATCCGCAGTAAGTCCTTTTAGCATTTTTTTAGTTGAATATATACTCCCACTGCAATTTTGCTCATGTTGTTCCTATTTAGTCCCTCATCAAATTCATTGAGAACTGAGCCTATAACTCTACCGGGAGGGAAAACAGAAAGTTATGCAAACAATTGAAGGGTAGCATTAACATTTTTCTACACCCTTAATTCTTGTGAGCCTATTTTGGATTGGAGGGAGTAGTTAATGCATGGCGTGGAGAACATTTGCTCATCTCCAGAGTTGAGAATTGAGAAACTACATGCAATGCAACACAGTGTATACTTTGGTGCATTGTTGTTAGAAACATCAATATATTTATCTCAAGTTGTATGCCTGAAACCTATTCTATATCTGCGCTTGCTTTTATTTGAGTGCAATGCATTATTATGTGATTCAGTTTGCAACGCATATTTAAGTTCTGTACAGCTTATTTGACATATTTCTTTTTAATGTTGCTAGACTGCGGCAGAATATGAGCGAAGGAGGGAGAACTTTGTCAAGGAGCTTGACTTTGTGATTGCCGATGTGGTATGCTTTTATTATTTTTTGGGATATCCTTTACAAACTGGCGAGACTTCGCCTTCAATTCCGTGTACTCGGAATTActacctactccctccgttcaaatttgaactaaaaccacgacaagtaaatcggaacggagggagtatgttccAAAAACTGATGATGTTAATAAAAGCATGCACTCAAACTTCTCTTGATAAAAGGCACAAGGTTTTCTGACTTAGCTAGTATTTTGTGCAAACATTTGCAAACGCCAGTAAATTATGCAACCGGCTTCATATTAGGGGGTTGAATAAAGCAATTTAGTTTTGATTCGAGATTTCGGTCAtcattttttttccttttagaaatCTGAACAAAGAATTAATACGCACTTTTGGTTGACCCTGCGAAGCTGTGCTAGAGATTGTTAATGTGTTATAATTCCCAAATGAATCTTTTTTAGATTTTTTGCCAAAACAAATAAACAGATTGATTTTCAAAATATATAACTTGCATTTTAGACCCAGTCCTAACAGCACAGACCTGCCCCCTTTCCTTTACAAAGTTCCTTTGCATTTTTTTCCTgaaaagaagagaggtgttctgcCGCTTTTTTTTTGCCGAAATCGCGCTGCTCTAATTTAGTAGGATTAGTGTTTAAAATATAGGGGTGGGCGAGCTTGAAAACTGAGTAACCACTTGCATGCTCGCTTTCATGCAGGTGATCTTCTAGTCCAAAAGTTACATTTATCTAAAAATACACTACTTGATTTGAAGTGCACAAATGATTTTTTAGAACTCTTCTGATTACTAGTCTTAATCTCTTGTTGCAATACTTTCTAGGTCATGGCAATAGTTGCAGACTTCATGCTTGTTTGGCTTCCTGCTCCAACTGTGTCTCTGCAACCAGCACTATCAGTGAATGCTGGGGCTATTGCTAAATTCTTCCACAACTGCCCGGATAATGCATTCCAGGTAACATGATCTCAACTTATTTCCCCCTTTCTGAAAGGTAAAATATTTATCTTTTCCTTGAAACTTGTAAGGGAACTTATGTGACCTCTTCTGCAGGTTGCTTTGGCTGGAAGGTCATATACATTTTTACAGAGATTAGGAGCTATTATGGTAAAGATTAACTATCTGTGCGCTATTGTGACTTGTTTAGAGCGTGTTTGTTACAAACTAATGATTCGTCTTCTTTCAGAGGAATGGTGCAAAACTTTTTGCAGTAGGAACGAGTGCATCTTTGGTAAGTTTGTTATGCTGTAATTTTGATGTTTCTGACAAACAGTACTAGCATTGTGTTTTTATTCAATTGTAATTGTATTGCCTTGATGCTATGTGAGGAGTCGTAGAAGCTTCTGTCATTTTTTTTGGTTTAATCATGAAATAGCATGAGGAGAACAATTAGTTTCCTTTTTTCAAGTACTCTGTTCTCATAGGAAGAAGTACCCATTTAGTACTCCacaaaaacatgcaaaaaagtactctctctgtcccaaaataagtgtctcaactttagtataactttgtactaaagttagtacaaagttgagacacttattttgggacggagggagtcaTATTTAGAAGAGGTTTGATGAGGTTGTTAGTTTTCATGTAAGCACTCGTTATGTCATGCACTGCTCAGTTGTTTAATTGAAAATCTCGAGGCCTGGTAGTGTACAACTTAATAAATTTAATGGTAATTGTTAAGTCGATATGTTAGCACTGCAACTGTATATTACGACCTTGAAGCCTCAATCAGATATGCTGGTTAATTCTTAAATAAAGAACAAGCATGCCTTGCAGAGTGCTATTGATCTTGTATTAGGTGAAGGGAACATTTGAAAAGCTAAGGAGCATGGTGAAGTGATGATACAATTTGTTTTGGTTCCACATAGGAACAACTTTTTTTTAGATAATGACATAGTAACAACTAGCCAGTGCCATTTTTACTCTTCAAATACTACTCAAGCCCTTATGCAAAGCTTAAAAAGATTTGGGACCAAAAGCGGTTAGCAGTGACCATTGAATAAGTTTCCTCAGCTTGAGTTGGGTTCCAGATTCTTACTAATATCATTTGACATTTTGTACCCAAAACAAACGCGTTACCAAGCTGCGCTACATCCCTTTTCAAAAGCACAGCTTGGGGAacttcaatattgacgggcttgctAGCTAAATGGCGCAAAATCTTTTGCAGATTGGCACGGGTGTGACCAACGCAATTATAAAGGCAAGAAAGACTGTTAACAAGGATGATGCTGGCGAAGTTGAGGATATCCCAATTGTTTCCACTAGTATTGCCTATGGTGTATACATGGCAGTTTCTAGTAACCTCAGGTACCATACAATATTGCAATTATTACTCTTATGTGATATGTTTAATTTGCATGTAAGTGATTTAATATTTCCTAAGAGGTTAAGATGAACCTTTCTAATGATTATGTTATGTTAATTCCGCTTCCGTTCCGATTGGGACATTATGAAGGCTCCAAAAACCGTCTAGTAAATAATTATACAAAAGTAGGACACTAGGATATGGAAACCTGAAAATTTGTGCTGACAAAAATTAACGAAAACTAAGGCAACTGAACTTCTTCTATAACAGGTACCAGGTTCTGGCTGGAGTGATCGAACAGCGGATGCTTGAGCCGTTACTACACCGCCACAAACTAGCATTGAGTGCACTGTGCTTTGCGGTTCGGACGGGGAACACATTCTTGGGTTCTCTACTGTGAGTAATCTGTAGTCTGCAGGATGTTAACTCTGAATTTAAACATGAAATTCCGATGTGGTCACTTACTGGCTGAACATTTTGCCTTTGCAGGTGGGTTGACTATGCCAAGTTTATAGGCATACAATAAGTTGAAGACAGACCTAGAATTGCACAAATCATCCGCAACGTCGATACGTCGCTACGCCGTACCCTTACCGTGCTTCCTATCCTGACTCATCTGCCTTCATTGGAGACACTAATGACAGAGGTCGATTGCTTTTGTTGGAAACGAAAGATGGGTGCAGAGAAATGGTAATTTGTCGAATTCCCAAGAACAAGCGCTTGGATTCTATTTGGTGGCTTGTGAGTTTTGTCCTGTTAGAACTCGATTCGTTTCAGACGATGGTTTTGCAGTCGTTTCTGTTGCGCAAGTACGTTCATGTGCTTTGGTTTGGTTCTGTTTAAATTTGCGGCACATAACAGAGGAGATCATCTAGGTTCTGTATAAGAGCATCTCCATCGGATGACgtataagagcatctctagccaaTCCATCAAAATTTAGGCCCTTAATATATGCCCCCCTTGTACCTCAACtccttagagcatctacaaccggacttGGCAAATTCAACCCCTCAAACGCGCCTGGACACTGGCCGGTCAAGCCTCAAATTGTCATTCTCACAACCGGACACCTCAATTAGCATATCTCAAATTCATACAAACCCATGCAACTACGTAAACAATGCACATCATCTAGGTACTACAACATGCCATCAGACTGTCAAAATTTGGCTATGTTTGGCTATGGTGGAGAAGATCATCCACGGTTGCCCTTGTCGTCCTTCTCGCGAAAGTACCGATCGAAGACACAGTAAGGATCTGCTCGTTGCTGGAGCTGTCCTCCTTTGGTGGCAGTCCGGCCATGGCACGGACCGCCCGATTCTGCCCTCGGGTGAGGGAGCGCGTGTTCTTCCGTTGCC is drawn from Aegilops tauschii subsp. strangulata cultivar AL8/78 chromosome 1, Aet v6.0, whole genome shotgun sequence and contains these coding sequences:
- the LOC109782124 gene encoding protein RETICULATA-RELATED 4, chloroplastic, encoding MAFSTPNALSASGPASPFHLRLQPQPFLRLPALPFHRSLPLHLPSLRLTRPLLPPLPLASSGGGSNIGSGGGGGGGDDDLPSGGGGDEDEDEGEGSDDAAVNRREALFVLAQLGRKLESLPADMAAAVEGGRLPGEIVRRFADLEKSPMFRWLLQFGGFRERLLADDLFLAKVAMECGVGIFTKTAAEYERRRENFVKELDFVIADVVMAIVADFMLVWLPAPTVSLQPALSVNAGAIAKFFHNCPDNAFQVALAGRSYTFLQRLGAIMRNGAKLFAVGTSASLIGTGVTNAIIKARKTVNKDDAGEVEDIPIVSTSIAYGVYMAVSSNLRYQVLAGVIEQRMLEPLLHRHKLALSALCFAVRTGNTFLGSLLWVDYAKFIGIQ